In the Treponema maltophilum ATCC 51939 genome, TTATTTTCCCGGAAGACGGAACGAGCAGGTCGGGATACAAACCGGGGGCTGTTCGCAAATAGTTTTTATCCCGCTTATCCGTCACCGGATAGTGGGAAGGCACCGATATGACATCCCGTAAACGAACAGGAACATCAATACCCGATACCGTAACGTCGAATTCCGGAAGAGGAGATCTTCCGTGATTTCCGTGTACGGAGTACACCAATTGAAACGCAATGCGATCGCCGATTAACCCGTTAAAAGTATAATCGTACAAAGGTTTCGGCCTCGAGTCGGCAAAAACTTTTTCAAGCGAAGAAGCTAAAAAAAACTCAAATGCGCTCATATCTCTCCTCTTCTTTCGGCAAGTTTACGCTTTAATTCCGCTTAATGCAATCCCTTCGACAAATCGCTTCTGCAATATAAGATATAAAATAAACGGGGGTAAAAATGCCAATGTCGAACCTGCCATAACCAAACCGTAATTGGTTGTGTAACTGCCTTTTAACGCCGCAATGGCCAAGGTTAATGTTTTCATATGCGGTTTCGACGCAATAACCAGCGGCCACAAAAAATCATTCCAGCTCGATATAAAGGTAAAGATCGTTAATGAAACCAATACGGTTGTTATCAGCGGCAGCACCAACAAAAAAAAGATTCTATGCTCGGAACAACCGTCGATTCTGGCTGCTTCCAATAAATCGTTCGGGATACTTAGCATAAATTGTCTTACTAAAAAAACGCCGAACGCATTAACGATAGGAAAAATCAATGCGGGGTAGGTATTTAATAATCCTAAGGACTTCATAATAAGAAATACGGGCACCAGCGTAACCTGTCCGGGTATCATCAAGGTCGCAATGTATAGGGCAAAAAGCGTATCACGGCCTTTGAATTGCTTTTTTGCAAACACATATGCGGCCATAGAACTGATAAGTGCATTAAAAAAACAGGCGCAACCGGTAACAATAAAACTGTTGCGTAAATTAACGATGATATTAAAATTTTTAAAAACCAAGTCGTAATTGCTCAGATTGAATTCGCGTACATTAAAATCAAAATTAAGCATCGTTTTTTGCGTAAATGAAACCAAAATCATATAGGCAAAAGGAAAAATTGCCGAGACGGAAAACACAAAAAGTATTATTCCGAAAATGGAGTTAAAAATATACGTTTTTATTTTTGTTTTTGTTTTTATATTTGTATCACTCATCTTTACCGCCCGCTAAAAGTTTTTTTTGCACAGCTTGAATTACTACAACCAATATAAACATCAACAACGCGATTGCACTTGCATATCCCATATTGTATTCTTTAAAAGCCGTATTATAGATCGTCAATACAAGTGTTACGGTAGATAATCCCGGCCCGCCGCCGGTCATTGTATACACCATATCGAAAATCTGAAACGACCATATTGTACCGAGCGTAATAATCAAATAGGTGATTTTCGATAAACCGGGCAGCGTAATATTAAAGAAAGTCTGTATCGGATTGGCTCCGTCAACCTTTGCGGCTTCATACAAACTCGCAGGTATATCGAGGATTCCCGCGTAAAAAATAACAAGAAAATAACCGATATGCTTCCAAACTGTTGCCGCACTGATGCCGATAATGCTTGAAATCTTTCCACCGAACCAGTTTACGGCCGGCAATCCGAATATTTTCAGCAATTCGTTTATCGGACCGTACGAAGAAAGCAACAACGACCAAAGCGTACCGACAAGAACCGATGAAGCGATAACGGGAATAAACAGCGCACTGCGCACAAAGTTGCCGAAAGTCTTTTTAAAATTTGCAGCAATGATAGCCGCAAGCAATAAGGAAATAACCGTTTGACAGGGAACAATAATAAGCGTAAATAAAACGGTATTTTTAAATGAAGCGCCGATGTACGGATCCTTAAGCATACGCAGATAGTTATCAAACCAAACCGGCTGCGGCCTTTGTATAACGTTATATGACGTAAAACTTAAAAAAATATTCATTAAAATCGGAATAATCGAAAAAGTCATCAGTAATATAAAACTGGGCAGTATATACAGCAGACAAAATCCCAAATCCGATCCGGTGTTTTTTTTCATTCCGTATTTCCTTACACAATAAAATCGGGGCTGCCCGAAAATCCCGATAGTCGGGCAGCTTCTATTAAAACAAGCTTTTAAGACAGCCCCGTCTTACAACTTTTTAACAGTTACTTTGATATAACGCTTTTACTGTAATCAACCGTATTTGATATGGCTTTTTCGGGACTGATATCTCCGAGCATCATAAGCTGCAAATTCTTAAAGAGATTGTCCATAACTTTAAAAGCGCCTTCGGCAACAGGAAGGGTACGGAAATATTTACTTTCATTATCAAACAAGCTTTTAAAAGCGGGATCGGCATTATAACCTTCATCACGCGTAATAGCCGGGAATGCGGCAATTTGTGTGTGGAACAGCGTCATCGTTTCTTTGCTTGTAATAAATTTCATAAGAGAAGCCGCCAATTCTTTATTCTTACACGCTTTACTCATTATGAGCGCATCGGAAGCTACCCAAATCGCTTTTGTTTTATCCTTAAAACTGGGAAGATACGTCCAGTTTACTCCGGATTGTCTTAAAGCATTTGCAGATTTGGCATCCATACTCGCAATCGCAATCTTTCCCTGTGTGAACAAGGTTCTCACGGAACTGGTGTTAAGCGAAAGACTTTCTTTGGGAAGTACATCGTATTTAAAACGTAAATCATGCAAGAACTGTGCAACTCTGACCGCCGCATCGTTATCCATTAACGCAACTCTATTGCCTTCTTTATTGTAAATTTCGCCGCCCGCCTGCCACAAATACGGATAAAAAATATTATTCAAAGCGCCGATGGAAGAATCCGCCCATTCCATAGCGATAGGCATAACACCGGGAAGATTAAGTTTTTTTACATCCAGCGCACATTGAATCAGCTCGTCCCATGTTTGCGGCAGCGTGTTCCAACCGGCTTTTTTGAGAATATCCGTATTAAAAAACGGAACACGAGGATTACCGACAACAAAGGGCAATGCATATTGCGCGCCTTTCATATTTCCCTGTTTCCAATAAATATAATTATCTTTTTCTTTTTGTGTAAAATAGGGAGCAATGTCGGCCAAAGTTCCCATTTCGATAAAATCGTTAAATATTTCAAGATACATGTAGCCGACATCGGGGCCTTCTCCGGCTGCAAAACCGGTAAGATATTTTTCTTCATATCCGCCCCAAGGAGTAATTTCAATCGTCAGGTTACAGTTGTTTGCATCCGCCCAAGGTTTAAGGGTCTCGGTCCAAAATTGCATATCCAGCGACTTACCGGATGAAAGCGGAGGCAGCCACAGCAAAAGCGATTGTTTTTTCCCGTCCGACCGTTTTGCACCGCTGTCGGAAGATCCCGACGCAAATGACGCCATTGCGACTGATATACATAACAAAGCCGCTAATAAAGTTTTTTTCATTGTACACGCTCCTTTTCAATGTGTTAATGATACGTAATGTTCGAACACGTCATGAAAGGATTTTAATCCGCGTTTTCGAATTTGTAAATTATCATTTTTTTCGATTTTCAGATAATTTATAAAGTTAAAAAAATGTTAATTATTAAAAATTTATCCGACCGCTTTTATGTCCGTTTTGAATCTTTTTATCAGATATGTGCTTGCCAAAATAAGCACCGCTGCGGTCATTATAACGGAAGCGGCGCCCGAATAACCTATCTGCAAATTCTTTGTACCGTACTGATAAATATACTGGCTGATTGTTGCGGTTGAATTTGCCGGCCCGCCCCGCGTTAAGATATTGATTTTATCGAACAATCTGAATGTATCTATCGTACGCAGCAAAACGACCATACCTATGCCCGTTGAAATATCGGGAAGAATAATATGAATTAATTTATTCCAATATGAAGCCCCGTCTATATCGGCGGCTTCATACTGCGACTGCGGAACGGTTTGCAGTTCGGCATAAATGAGCAAAAAAGAAAGCGGCGTATACTGCCAAATATCTATAATAAGAATCGCATTAAACGCCGTCTTTACATCCATAAGCCAGTTTACCGGAGACATTTTGACAAACTCGAGCATCTGATTGATAATTCCGTTGTTATTTGAAAACATCGTCTGCCATATGAGGGCCGCCGTAACGGTAGGCACAAGCATGGGAAGCAGCAAAAGCGTACGGACTAAGTGCTGACCTTTTCGCAAACTGTTTACAAAAAGCGCCAG is a window encoding:
- a CDS encoding carbohydrate ABC transporter permease, with protein sequence MKKNTGSDLGFCLLYILPSFILLMTFSIIPILMNIFLSFTSYNVIQRPQPVWFDNYLRMLKDPYIGASFKNTVLFTLIIVPCQTVISLLLAAIIAANFKKTFGNFVRSALFIPVIASSVLVGTLWSLLLSSYGPINELLKIFGLPAVNWFGGKISSIIGISAATVWKHIGYFLVIFYAGILDIPASLYEAAKVDGANPIQTFFNITLPGLSKITYLIITLGTIWSFQIFDMVYTMTGGGPGLSTVTLVLTIYNTAFKEYNMGYASAIALLMFILVVVIQAVQKKLLAGGKDE
- a CDS encoding carbohydrate ABC transporter permease, whose protein sequence is MSDTNIKTKTKIKTYIFNSIFGIILFVFSVSAIFPFAYMILVSFTQKTMLNFDFNVREFNLSNYDLVFKNFNIIVNLRNSFIVTGCACFFNALISSMAAYVFAKKQFKGRDTLFALYIATLMIPGQVTLVPVFLIMKSLGLLNTYPALIFPIVNAFGVFLVRQFMLSIPNDLLEAARIDGCSEHRIFFLLVLPLITTVLVSLTIFTFISSWNDFLWPLVIASKPHMKTLTLAIAALKGSYTTNYGLVMAGSTLAFLPPFILYLILQKRFVEGIALSGIKA
- a CDS encoding ABC transporter substrate-binding protein; the protein is MASFASGSSDSGAKRSDGKKQSLLLWLPPLSSGKSLDMQFWTETLKPWADANNCNLTIEITPWGGYEEKYLTGFAAGEGPDVGYMYLEIFNDFIEMGTLADIAPYFTQKEKDNYIYWKQGNMKGAQYALPFVVGNPRVPFFNTDILKKAGWNTLPQTWDELIQCALDVKKLNLPGVMPIAMEWADSSIGALNNIFYPYLWQAGGEIYNKEGNRVALMDNDAAVRVAQFLHDLRFKYDVLPKESLSLNTSSVRTLFTQGKIAIASMDAKSANALRQSGVNWTYLPSFKDKTKAIWVASDALIMSKACKNKELAASLMKFITSKETMTLFHTQIAAFPAITRDEGYNADPAFKSLFDNESKYFRTLPVAEGAFKVMDNLFKNLQLMMLGDISPEKAISNTVDYSKSVISK
- a CDS encoding carbohydrate ABC transporter permease yields the protein MIKTNKSFIYSMILPSAVLLTVLSIFPLFFTIKNSFTDYYLLSKTRSSFIGVRNYVNIFKDAYFQKSLWNTVKFTVLAVIAETLFGLVLALFVNSLRKGQHLVRTLLLLPMLVPTVTAALIWQTMFSNNNGIINQMLEFVKMSPVNWLMDVKTAFNAILIIDIWQYTPLSFLLIYAELQTVPQSQYEAADIDGASYWNKLIHIILPDISTGIGMVVLLRTIDTFRLFDKINILTRGGPANSTATISQYIYQYGTKNLQIGYSGAASVIMTAAVLILASTYLIKRFKTDIKAVG